One window of the Rhipicephalus sanguineus isolate Rsan-2018 chromosome 4, BIME_Rsan_1.4, whole genome shotgun sequence genome contains the following:
- the LOC119388771 gene encoding testis-specific serine/threonine-protein kinase 1: MSSGARELPARSVSSAQCLIREGYTVGRTIGEGSYCRVKEISKGQDRYAVKIIAKNQTSSDFVNRFLPRELDILPRIEHPNIVKVYRILQAREKVFIIMELAEHGDLLDHIRNHGRISEDRARRYFGQLASALNYLHGKNIAHRDLKCENVLLKDDNTVKLTDFGFSRFCHDPSGKRVLSSTYCGSAAYASPEVLQGIPYNPKMYDVWSLGCILFIMVTGTMPFDDTNIKTQIRLQMHRDVRFPPNYSISSSCKSLIRHMLEPDIVKRATLKQVLRHQWLEEGVAVAS, translated from the exons ATGAGCAGCGGAGCCAGGGAGCTGCCTGCGCGCAGCGTCTCCTCGGCACAGTGCCTCATTCGAGAGGGCTACACCGTCGGAAGGACCATTGGCGAGGGCTCCTACTGCCGGGTCAA AGAGATATCGAAGGGCCAGGATCGGTACGCGGTCAAAATCATCGCCAAGAACCAGACGTCGTCGGACTTCGTGAACCGGTTCCTTCCGCGCGAGCTGGACATTTTGCCGCGCATCGAGCACCCGAACATCGTCAAGGTCTACCGCATCCTGCAGGCGCGAGAAAAGGTCTTCATCATTATGGAGCTGGCCGAACATGGCGACCTGCTGGACCACATTCGG AACCACGGCCGCATCAGCGAGGACAGGGCGCGCCGCTACTTCGGCCAGCTGGCCAGCGCGCTCAACTACCTGCACGGCAAGAACATTGCGCACAGGGACCTGAAGTGCGAGAACGTGCTCCTCAAGGACGACAACACGGTTAAGCTGACCGACTTCGGATTCAGCCGATTCTGCC ATGACCCGAGCGGCAAGCGCGTGCTGAGCTCGACGTACTGTGGCAGCGCCGCGTACGCTTCGCCCGAGGTGCTGCAGGGCATCCCGTACAATCCGAAGATGTACGACGTCTGGTCGCTGGGCTGCATCCTCTTCATCATGGTGACGGGCACGATGCCCTTCGACGACACCAACATCAAGACGCAGATCCGGCTGCAGATGCACCGCGACGTGCGCTTCCCGCCAAACTACTCGATCAGCTCGTCCTGCAAGAGCCTCATCCGCCACATGCTCGAGCCGGACATCGTCAAGCGCGCCACGCTCAAGCAGGTGCTGCGGCACCAGTGGCTCGAGGAAGGCGTCGCCGTCGCCTCGTGA